The genomic DNA GCAGCCTATAAAGTGACCCCATGGGTTTTAAGGGAGCTCGGGGCAGAGGTAATAGCGATTAATGAGAAGCCCGATGGTAAAAATATAAATGCAAATTGTGGCTCTATTCACCCTGAGGCTATGCAGAAAGCGGTTATTGAAAACAGGGCAGATATTGGAATTGCCCATGACGGTGATGCTGACAGGACAATCCTCTGCGATGAAAATGGACAGATAGTTGATGGAGACCAGATAATGGGGATCTGTGCCTTAGAGGCGAAAAAGGGAGGTTATCTTAAAGGCAACACTATAGTCTGCACTGTTATGAGTAATATGGGTCTTGAAAAATTTTTACGCAGTGCAGGAATAAAACTCATAAGAACGCAGGTGGGCGATAGATACGTTGTAGAGGAAATGCTTAAAGGCGGGTATAACCTTGGCGGAGAACAGTCAGGGCACATAATATTTATGGATTACAATACAACAGGGGATGGCCCTCTGACAGCCCTTCAGGCCCTTGCGGTAATGCGTAAAAAGGGAAAAACCCTCTCAGAACTTGCCTCTGACATTCCCCGTTATCCGCAGGTCTTAATGAACGTAAAGGTAACAGAGAAAAAGAATGTAGAAGAATTCCCCGAGATCATCAGGGCTATAAAAGCAGCCGAGAAAAGACTCGATGGAGGGCGTATCCTTATCAGACCTTCCGGCACAGAGCCAAAAATCAGGGTGATGGTAGAAGGAGAGGACATGGACAGGATTGCCCTGATAGCAAAAGAGCTAACAGAAATAATCAGATTGAAAATGCAAAATTGAATTTGATTTGATGACCTTTGCCCTGCCTTTTATCTCAGGGATTGCTGTTTATAATTTTCTGCCTTACTTTCCATTCTCTATTTCCATAATTATTTCTGTTATTGTTGCCGCAGGCCTGATAAAAAACCGCCAGGGCAATAAAATTGCAAAGAGATCTTCTTCTCAAATTGCACTCATGGCCTTTGCCCTTATTGCAGGCTTTTTATACAGCAATATACGACATGAAGATTTCCCTGCAGTTAAACTGCCTGAAGGAGAATCCATAATCAAAGGCACTGTTGCTGATATGCCAGTGCTCTCAGGAGGGAAGCTCCGCTTTACCATTGATGATGTAAATATAAATGGCGAAGATTTACCAGGCAAGGTCAGGCTCAGTGCCCCTGCCCCGTTAGAGATTTCGTCTCTAACGGGGCAGGCTGAAACAGGCCATGGATATAACGATAGGATAAAAGCCATTGCAAGACTTAAAGAACCTGCCGTGTTTCTAAATCCCGGGGTCTATTCTTATGATTTAAGAAGGGATGGGGTTTTTGCTGCTGGCTTTTCTAAACAGATCGAGGTAATCGAGGAAGGCAGCGGTTTCTTTCACCGGGTTTACAAAAAAAGGCAGGGACTCGGAAAAATGTTTAATGAGAGCCTCACTGAGGAGAATGCCTCATTCCTTAAGGCAATAGTCCTGGGGCTGCAAACAGAGATTAACCAGAATTTAAGAAATGCCTTCAGCGCTACAGGTCTTGCCCATCTCCTCAGTGTCTCTGGAACCCACTTTGGACTTCTCGCCTTTATACTATTTAAAATAATCAAGGGCCTTGTTAAGGTGATGCCATATAGACTTTTTGCGAGGCTGACCCTCTATATTACTCCCACACAGATAGCAGTTATTATAACACTCCCCTTATTAATCTTATATGCAATAATCTCTGGTGGCAGTATTCCAACAATCCGTTCTTTTATAATGGTCTTTATTTACATGGCAGCCCTTTTCCTCGGAAGAAAAGGCCAGTGGCTAAATTCCCTATCCATAGCAGCAGTTATTATCCTCTTATGGGAGCCCAGGGCATTATTTGACCTTTCCTTTCAGCTTTCATTTCTTGCAGTTTTATCCATTGGATATGTCCTTGAGAAATACAAGCCCGATGAAGAATGGGAAAAAGGCCCAAAGGTCGGTGCGACCAGGCCTTCTCTGCTGAAAAGGGCATTTGAAGGCATCAAAACCTCTATCATGATAACTGTTGCTGCAACCCTCGGCACAGCCCCCCTTGTAGCATATTATTTCTATCAATTTCCTCTGATTTCTCCTCTTGCCAATCTCATCGTCACTCCCCTCGTATGCTTTGTGCTCCTTCCAGTTGGTTTCTTCTCAGGCTTTATTGCAATAATCTTTAACAGCTCTTTTCTCCCTATGGGCTGGCTTATTGATAAAATCTCTGATGTTTCCTTAAATCTCATTAAACTCCTCTCAACTGTTCCATATGCAAACCTGCATATACCAAAACCATCAATCATAATCATCTGTCTTTATTTTTTATCTATGGGCATTTTTTTGAAAAGCAAATCAAAATGGAGGCTTTCCCCCTTTGTAATCGTAGTCGCCCTCTATATTTTGAATCCCTCTTTTAATAACCATAGTCTGAGGGTTACATTTTTTGATGTTGGCCAGGGGGATGCATCCCTCATAGAGCTGCCTGACAGAAAGACGATGTTGATTGATGGAGGCTCAAAGGACCTCAAAACAGGAAGGAAGGTAATCGCTCCATACCTTTGGTCCAGAGGGATAAAAAAGATAGACTTTGTTGTGCTGAGCCATCCCCATCCAGACCATTATGGCGGCCTCATTTATATAATGGACAACTTCAGGGTCGGTGAAATCTGGGGAAACGGAAGGGTAATCCCCGGGTCAGAGGAATTTTTTGAAAAGGCAGTTGAAAAGCAAATCCCTTACAGGGTCATTGAAAGAGGTGATTCAGTAGAAGGAAAGGGGTACAGGATTTACTGCTTTCACCCTTACAGGGAGTTCCATGCCGGCTCTCAGAGGGGAGATTTTTCAAATCAGAACAGCGATTCCTTAGTGTTAAAAATAGAGGCCAAAGGATTGTCTGTCCTTTTTACAGGAGACATAGAGGTCGAGGCAGAAGAAAATTTAATCCATCTCCATAAATGGCTCAAAAGTGATATTATTAAAGTCCCCCACCACGGTGGAAGGACGTCAAGCTCTGATGCCTTTCTTTATTCTGTAAAGCCGCGGTTTGCTGTAATCAGTGCGGGCAGGAACAATCCATTTAACCATCCCCACATTGAGGCCCTCGAAAGATACAGCAGGTCGGTACGAGTCGGTACGACTGTCGCAACGACACTCGATTCCGAGACAGAGCTTTTCAGGACAGACAGGGATGGGGCAGTTACTGTAACTTTACGAGATACGAAATACGAGATAAAAACTTATCATGACAGCCGATTAAAAAAAGTTGTAGGTCGGTATGACTCTCAGAGACTCGTACTGAGGATTCCGAGCTGGAGGGATGAAATAAGAAACCTCAGGCTTTTGATTTAAGCATTCTAATAATTTTTTCTGAGGCCTCTGACGGAGATTTTTTTACAGCATCTATTGTAACCTCTGGTTTCAGTGGTTCCTCATATGGCACCTTTACACCAGGCACAGGCCACCCCTTCCTGCCCTTCTCATAAATCTCAGTTGGAGCCGCGTGGGTGTCAATCCTTTTTTCCTCCCTTTCTATACAGACTTCAATTGGGCATTTTAAATAAACCTCGACAAACTTAGGAATGAGCATTCTTGCGAGCTCCCTCCATGCCCTCCTGTTTCCTGTGGCATCGATTATCACATTATGGCCGAGTTCAGACAGGAGCTTT from Nitrospirota bacterium includes the following:
- a CDS encoding phosphoglucosamine mutase, which produces MRKLFGTDGIRGKVNTYPMTSEIALKVGRAAAHVLKKAHGRNMILIGKDTRLSGYMLESALTSGICSMGMNVVLVGPLPTPGIAFITRSLRIDAGIVISASHNPYDDNGIKFFSSNGFKLPDEVERAIEDAVFSEEMKKIRPLGSDIGKAFRIEDATGRYIEYLKSTFPKGMTLDGLKAVVDCANGAAYKVTPWVLRELGAEVIAINEKPDGKNINANCGSIHPEAMQKAVIENRADIGIAHDGDADRTILCDENGQIVDGDQIMGICALEAKKGGYLKGNTIVCTVMSNMGLEKFLRSAGIKLIRTQVGDRYVVEEMLKGGYNLGGEQSGHIIFMDYNTTGDGPLTALQALAVMRKKGKTLSELASDIPRYPQVLMNVKVTEKKNVEEFPEIIRAIKAAEKRLDGGRILIRPSGTEPKIRVMVEGEDMDRIALIAKELTEIIRLKMQN
- a CDS encoding DNA internalization-related competence protein ComEC/Rec2 codes for the protein MTFALPFISGIAVYNFLPYFPFSISIIISVIVAAGLIKNRQGNKIAKRSSSQIALMAFALIAGFLYSNIRHEDFPAVKLPEGESIIKGTVADMPVLSGGKLRFTIDDVNINGEDLPGKVRLSAPAPLEISSLTGQAETGHGYNDRIKAIARLKEPAVFLNPGVYSYDLRRDGVFAAGFSKQIEVIEEGSGFFHRVYKKRQGLGKMFNESLTEENASFLKAIVLGLQTEINQNLRNAFSATGLAHLLSVSGTHFGLLAFILFKIIKGLVKVMPYRLFARLTLYITPTQIAVIITLPLLILYAIISGGSIPTIRSFIMVFIYMAALFLGRKGQWLNSLSIAAVIILLWEPRALFDLSFQLSFLAVLSIGYVLEKYKPDEEWEKGPKVGATRPSLLKRAFEGIKTSIMITVAATLGTAPLVAYYFYQFPLISPLANLIVTPLVCFVLLPVGFFSGFIAIIFNSSFLPMGWLIDKISDVSLNLIKLLSTVPYANLHIPKPSIIIICLYFLSMGIFLKSKSKWRLSPFVIVVALYILNPSFNNHSLRVTFFDVGQGDASLIELPDRKTMLIDGGSKDLKTGRKVIAPYLWSRGIKKIDFVVLSHPHPDHYGGLIYIMDNFRVGEIWGNGRVIPGSEEFFEKAVEKQIPYRVIERGDSVEGKGYRIYCFHPYREFHAGSQRGDFSNQNSDSLVLKIEAKGLSVLFTGDIEVEAEENLIHLHKWLKSDIIKVPHHGGRTSSSDAFLYSVKPRFAVISAGRNNPFNHPHIEALERYSRSVRVGTTVATTLDSETELFRTDRDGAVTVTLRDTKYEIKTYHDSRLKKVVGRYDSQRLVLRIPSWRDEIRNLRLLI
- a CDS encoding adenylyl-sulfate kinase, whose amino-acid sequence is MAWVVWITGLPGSGKSTVADALKEKSPDAVILRMDELRKVITPEPTYSDIEREHVYRALVYSAKLLSELGHNVIIDATGNRRAWRELARMLIPKFVEVYLKCPIEVCIEREEKRIDTHAAPTEIYEKGRKGWPVPGVKVPYEEPLKPEVTIDAVKKSPSEASEKIIRMLKSKA